The DNA segment agacgacttccagatgactaacaggtaagtcgtcccagaagtcttcaatatctgaaaaacctgcatatcaaatccagatctgaaaaacctgcatatccaaaaacgttcaaatgacttaaaaatagagaaaatgagtggaagattagataaatctacatttatagaacacacaaaaatacatatctaaaattaatagatctacctctaaattagtggaagatgagtaccatttgattaaaaacctacaaaagagatagattagtaagaaatacataagataaaactgaaaaattcatataaagtttggtgttttcaagtcaaagagattagagagaggttggagagttttagaatgatgaacattacatttttgttgcagccatttgagaggagaagagagaatgtgtaaatttttctttatatagggatacaaaaaatccaattaggttaaatatttttgactcagacgactttctggacgacttacatttcagtcgtctggtgaagaaattaaaacagacgacttacatgtaagtcgtctagaagagtttaatatttttagcgggaaattaaatatttttagcggaaaactaaaatagaagactttccaggcgacttggtttaaattatttaagcgggaaaataatttttttttaaaaatttaggcgggaatatttggacgacttacatgtaagtcgtatgttttaatttcttcaccagacgactgaaatgtaagtcgtccgagTAAAATGATCCGGTTAAGTTAAAACGTAaattggtaaaattaaaggtttggtacgatgtggacgactgaaatatacgtcgtccggataaattattcaacagatgactgaaatataagtcgtccacaccctaaacataatctctaaacttaattatctaattaaacacttcataaaaccaaatcaaacttgaaaagtgttttactatatacagaaataaacacatataggtgaaaactaatttttgaaaaaaacattttagttttccaaaatctaaccctaacaatacatacaatactacaacatatgtttgccaaactcctaaaccaaagtatttcatgattcactacttccgctcatctatcttcaaaacaaatcaattttatcatatcttaatttatatcacttaaaactgtttataattacttgatttttattttttacgcatcaaaatatttttttacaagatttataaattatttttaaaataaactggtaccagacgacttacacttcagtcgtccagacgacttccaacatctcagacgactcagacgatttactggggctatatttgtaaaaatggcttctgtttttttgtttggtcacaaggggctgagctgtaatttcattagatttttaggttagttttgcatttgattcaagtttgggtataggtttgggattaaaatcaagttgtgggttagttttggcaaaaacctcTAAAATCATTACATCTACAACTACAAGTATTTATACACGCGTGGACGTGATGTCGAAATATATACTTCTTGCAATTATCACCATCCGATGTCATAATCGGATTAAATTCGGAACTTCTTACAACCAATGGCTCTCATAAATcgatattaatttattttaatttttaataaacaacAACAAACCTTTTGTACTTTGATATTCTTCAACACATTTTACGTCAAATTCTCTAGCTTTTTTCTTCAACTCCATATTTCATTAACCCTCAAAATAGTCTATGACGAACAGATCAAACTATTCGTAaaagttaatatatatttttcttaacaaTACGATCATATTTTAAACATATCGAACGTGATACACGATTCAAACggttaacatattattttacataCACCCACAATCTGCAACTAAATAATACCTTTTGCATATTCTGGAATCTGAAACCCGAATCTCCTAATTCATTGTACCACTCGGTCGATGGGAGCACGTCAAATTCTTTCAAAGTAACAAGTAACAAACTGAGATAGTATTATCCTCACGTTAAATTCTCATATAGTAACAACTAACAAACTGATAAATTATTaaagaaaacatatattatcCCCACGTTAAATTCTTCAACGACTAACAAACTGAGAAATTgttaaaaaacatatattgtCCTCTTCTTTTCCCTCCCCACTCTCCAGATTCTCTACCACTAACTACAGTTTCTCGCGTGTGGGTATATATAGAGAAGAGGCCAAAGAAATTTAAGAACACAAGCTCAAGTTATATAGATTGATAGAAATATATACTCTTACTAACATCAACTTATATCTTAGTACGCTATTTCAAAGTTAAAAAAAGTACGCTATTTCATATAACataataaagttataaaaagaCCAATTTGTGTCTTTCTTCTGAGTTCGTGGGCGTACTTACATACACAGTACTGATGGGAAGACGTGGGATCGCCAAAGTACCGATGCTGCTGTTAAGGTCAACGCCACAACTTTTCTCATCATTCTTCTTTAATTTCACTAATCAAATGATattatcaacaacaacaaaacaaactttttagaaaaaaactttgtgaaagtaaaaaaacaaaacaaaaattcgaCAAAACCTTATTCAAAAGAAATTCATACACGAAATTTTTATCAAACATTATATCTTAACGTCTTTGTATAAACAAGCTAGGGTGGTGTTGAAAGATAATCTAGAAGTAATGTGCAAGTCGAATATAAAAAACTTGGACGTCTTATGTGAATTAAGAAAAAagagtaaataatatttatatgataaTGATGATATAGGAGTTGGAAGCAAGTTCAAGGACGAGCAAGGATAAGCAGCAAAGCTGCAAAACTAAATCCTATGGTTGTCCACTACTCTGAAGATATTTCTGATCATAGGGTAGAGATTAATTGTGGCGGCGAAGAGGAGTGGGTTCCACACCCACGTACCGGAATATTCTTTCCGCCAGGACAAGAGTTGGTGATGGATGGTGTCCCTGAGGGTGCTGCTTCTTTTGACATGATGTTTTGGCTT comes from the Brassica rapa cultivar Chiifu-401-42 chromosome A01, CAAS_Brap_v3.01, whole genome shotgun sequence genome and includes:
- the LOC103837139 gene encoding uncharacterized protein LOC103837139, coding for MGRRGIAKVPMLLLRSWKQVQGRARISSKAAKLNPMVVHYSEDISDHRVEINCGGEEEWVPHPRTGIFFPPGQELVMDGVPEGAASFDMMFWLRNVDGVDKPDPGHHFPN